The stretch of DNA GGGACGAGCTCTGGTCCGTTCGGTCCGAGGTGCAGCTCAGCCGCACACCTGAACTCCACTCCATTGTCCTCTCTCATGACAGCGGTTCTGAAGGTGGAGACGGCGCTGTCTGGAGTCCTGCTGGTGTCATTAAACATTTCTGTCTGCACCATGTCATTGCCTCTGTACCACTTCACTCTGAGCGCCTGAAGAGGGGCCACAttagtgacatcacagctcaggaccatctctgctccctcctgcgTCACATCAGCAGAGACTGACACAGAGTCTGGAGTCTCTGTAAGCAACGCAAGAGAAGAACATGCAACCCTATCTTACATGTATGAACTTAAACGTAAAAGGAATTTCCACTTTCTTTCCTATCATATATTTTACAGAGTAATTTCCATTAGCAAGAACAGCTACTCCTGTTGCTCAGTACTCACTATAAACGATGACGTTTGGCATCTCAGAGCACTGATTTTGTTCCAGAGTCACAAAGCATTCAGCGTTTACCGCCCACTCCTTGACTTCTTCCACAGCCCAGCTGACAGACAAAGGTTGTTCAACCTGCTTCTTTCCAAATGAGACAATGAAGTCGATCTCCTCAACGTTTGCAGCCGACGTGCTGCAGTTAATTGAAAGTGGATCTCCAAATCTCACCACCACTTCAGCAGGGGTCAGTATTACAGGACATGCTGCAATCAGTTTCAATGCATTAATATTCAATCGCTGTCATTTTAAGTgtaaaaaaagtgaaaagtaaagggcagaaaaaaaagatgagcaGTACCAGATTGTGGCACTGCCTCAGGAGTGGTTATGGCTGCAGGGGGCACTGCTGTGCTTGGTTTAACCACCACAATGATGAATTCCTTTGTTGCACTGTGCAGATAATTGCTGGCTGTACATTGACATCTCATATTGTGTTCTATTTGGCCAATGTAGAGATGATTTGTGGTCTCCTTCTCATGTGCACCATCACAGGTCCAGTTAAGGTGTGGTTGAGGGTGCCCCTCTGCATCACAGCTCAGGTCAACGTTTGCTCCTACAGGAACAGAAATCTGCAACAAGTTTTCCTTGAAGGTGGGAGCATCTGAGGagatgaacacagacagcatCATGCAAAACCCATCAAACACCTCAGCTGTAAACATGTCATTGAGCATACTACTAAAGTTTGGGTTGCACGATGGATAGAAACAAGTTTGCAGGTATATTTACTTCCATGAGAGtgccaataaaaccaaaaatcatAAATTCTCATCTGCACAGTAAAGATAAACCCACATTCAACGGTGATGTTGACAGAGGTGATGCTTTTGCCGAGACTGTTCACAACTTCAGCTGTGTACTCTCCTGAGCCAGTCCTGGTGAGAGGCACAGATGCACTGATCTCTGTCCCCCCATGGTACCACTGGACAGTGGGTGGAGGGTTCCCATCTACATAACAGGGCAACATGTCTATCGTAATGTCACCCTCCACACCGCTGAAGTGGCCTGAACACCCTTGGATCCTTGGCTTAtctgcagtcacacagaaacagaaattacCGGTAACAAGATAATGTGGACTAGTGGTAAAACTGGAGCGACGGGTGAAATGATAAGAACCCACAGAGCACGACAGCAGTGTAAGCTGATGAGGTCACTGTAGGGACGAGCTCTGGTCCGTTGGGTCCGAGGTGCAGCTCAGCCGCACACCTGAACTCCACTCCATTGTCCTCTCTCCCAGCAGTGGTTCTCAAGGTGGAGATGACGCTGGCTGGAGTCCTACTGGTGTCATtaaacatttgtgtgtgcacCGTGTCATTGCCTATGTACCACTTCACTCTGAGCGCCTGAAGAGGGGCCACGttagtgacatcacagctcaggaccatctctgctccctcctgcgTCACATCAGCAGAGACTGACACAGAGTCTGGAGTCTCTGTAAGCAACGCAAGAGAAGAACATGCAACCCTATCTTACATGTATGAACTTAAACGTAAAAGGAATTTCCACCCTTTCCTGTTTTCTATCATATTTTACAGAGTAATTTCCATTAGCAAGAACAGCTACTCCTGACAGAGTCTGGAGTCTCTGCAAGCAATGTTAATTATTATGGAACAGGGACCATGATTTGAAGTGACACTTACTGTACACAACAATATTAACTTCATTGCTGCATTGAAAAGAGTCATTCAACTGAATGACACACTCAACTTTCATATCCCACTTTGTCACAGGAACTTCGACGTAACTAAGCTTCTCTTCCATTCCAATTTTCCAAAACACATCCAGGTCATCCTCAAAAGTGCTGGTGCAGTTTAATACTACAATTTCTCCATATTCTACTACAACCTCAGGATCCAGGTTGATGAGGTCAGGAGAACAGCTTTTATCTGCCTCTGTGGAGAAATTAACAGGAGCATTTAATGTTCTGCAACAATTCAGTAAATCTAAATGCATCAATGATCATAAATGAGCAAAGGGATGGGGTGACTGCCTATTTCATTTGAACGCTTGGCCCAGTTTACACAATTCAACTGTCACGAGGTACAGAGGAAGTATTTACCAGTCCTCCTCTACTGCATGAATTCTCAAATATGGGTCATGAAATTTAACATGACAAATTTACTTGGAAATATACATTTCTCAACTCTTGTGTTCTTTTTTGGCAGTTTTATGTCTGCACTTAAGAAAGTGTAATATTGGAAATATTTGAAGTTTATATTCACTCACCACATTGTAAAAACATGAGTATGAGAAAGCCCAGCATCCTCCTGAGATGGGACATGTTGGACCAGCAGGTAGGCTGATGGAACTGGAACATCCAGATGCTCTTCAGACTCAGAAGAACAAGCAAACGCTCTGAATCCAGTAGctgtgtgacgggtgcagtttaggacccaaaagcagaactctggaaagctggaccgtagtaatgacttttattaacccacgggcaaacaggaactcaggcagaccaggaaacacaggaaatagtccgttcttctgggcccgcacaaagtctatgagttgcaggctcggggagtgggacgagcagcagcgaagtcggggccgggcggagaagtctaaaccaggtgaaccgacaggaaccagagacgctgaggcagaagtcgtagtcaggggcagaacgctggtaggttgtccggggaacaggcaaggcaggcagaacgaagacaggcagggtcggtaacgggtaatccggcagggaaacaacgctggaaagtcttgcatgagagcagaagaacaatctggcactgagtgagtgtgaggctggagaatatatacactggtaggtgagctgattgatgagtgagggcaggtgtgtgatcagtgactgagagcaggtgtggtgatcagagggtgtggtgtgagcagggcagtggaaaagtactgggacaggagggaactggagaaaaggggctgtgacagaacccccctctcaagggacggcccctgacgtcccaaaaacaaaggccaagctgagccgggtgggtggaggggggcctggaggagggctaaaattcttcagaggcctccgtctcagcttcctcttcgtcctcgtcgctggaagcctcggatgacagggaggacagagtctctaaattggcaccgccaccagcattggggatcttgggctggtcagggtgacagtgatggaactcgcggatgagctgcgcatccaggatgtgacgggccgggacccatgacctctcctctgggccgtatccctcccagtctACGAGATACTGAAGGCCCCTTCCACGGTGGCGGGAGCGCAGCAGGCGGCGAACTGTGAAGGCAGGACCCCCATCAATaatccgtggaggtggtggcggctgaGAAGCAGGCATTAACGGACTCTCTCGAACCGGCTTgatcctggagacatggaaggttgggtggatcCGCATGGCACGGggcagaggttgcaggtaaCCGGCAGGGGCCTGGCGGGAGGACttgtgcagactgcagatcgggcaggcgttgacaaactctctggtgtcctcctctaaagtgggccaccagaaccgctgctgcaggacctcttTAGTGCGCTGAATCCCTGGGTGGCAAGTGAGCCGGGAGCCGTGGGCCCATTGTAGGACGTCAGACCTCAGACCGTCCGGGACAAACAGGcggtcaggagggcaggagcTGGGACCAGGTTGGTTCTCCAGGGCAGCCTTTacacgctcctccacctcccaggtGAGAGAGGCCACAAGGCAGGGAGCAGGGAGAATGGTGTCTGGGTTGAGGGCAGTGTCTTCTGTTCCCAGGAACTGGCGAGATAGAGCGTCAGGCTTGATGTTGCGGGAGCCCGGCcgataggagagggaaaagttgaacCTGGTAAAGAACAGGgaccacctggcctgacgggagttcagtctcCTAGCCGACCGGATGTACTCCAGGTTTTTGTGGTCcgtccaaaccaggaagggcAATTTAGTCCCCTCTAACCAGTGACGCCATTCCTCCAATGCCAGTTTCACTGCCAACAGTTCTCGGttcccaatgtcataatttTGTTCTGCCGGAGACAGACGTCAGGAGAAGAAGGCACAGGGGTGCATTTTCTGGTCATCCGCAGAGCGTTGAGAGAGAACGGCGCCGATCCCCACATCAGAAGCATCGACCTCTACTATGAAGTGCCTTTCAGGGTCAGGAACCAGGAGAATGGGAGCTGAGGTGAACTGGGCCTTGAGGTTCTGGAATGCCTCCTCGGCAGCCTGGGACCAACGGAAGGGTAccttggaggaggtgagagaagtgAGCGGAGCGGCCACGGTGCTGTATCCCCAGATGAACCTCCGGTAGAAGTTGGCGAATCCCAGGAACCGTTGCAGCTGTCTCCGGGACTCGGGGACGGGCCAGGAGGTGACGGCAGAGACCTTGGAGGGGTCCATCTCTACACTGCCTTGACCGATAATGTATcccaggaaagagacggaggtagCATGGAATTCACACTTCTCGGCCTTGACAAACAGCGAGTTCTCCAGCAGGCGTTGGAGGACGGCCTGGACATGATGCACGTGTTCCTCCTTGGAACGGGAGAAGATCAGGATGTTgtccaggtagacaaacacaGTCTTGTTGAGCATGTCCctcaaaatgtcattaatgagtGCCTGGAAGACGGCCGGGGCATTAGTAAGGCCgaaaggcatgaccaggtactcatagtgtccagtgggtgtgttgaaggcggtcttccactcgtccccctcccggatccGGACTAGGTGGTAGGCATTGCGGAGATCCAACTTGGTGAAGACCATGGccccctgaagcagctcaaaggctgaagcgatgagtgggagagggtatCGATTCTTGACCGTGATCTCATTGAGGCCCctgtagtcgatgcagggcctcagggacCTGtccttctccacaaagaagaaccctgccccagcaggcgatgaggagggacggaTAATCCCGGCAGCCAGAGCATCATTAATGTAGACCTCCATGGCCTCTCTTTCTGGTGCAGACAGTGAGTAGAGACGACCCTTGGGAGGCGTGGTGCCGGGCTGAAGGTCTATGGCGCAGTCGTAGGGTCgatgagggggcagggaggtagccttagccttgctgaacacctcccggAAGTCATGGTACTCAGAGGGTACCGCAGACAGGTCGGGGGCCGGAATGGATTCGACTGATAATAGAGGCGCGGCAGCTTGATTAAGGCAGAcctggtgacaggaggaactccaccccagaatgGAACCCGTCGCCCAGTCAATGTGGGGGTTGTGACGACGGAGCCAGGGGTAAccaaggatgagtgggaggtgaggtgacttCAAGACGTGGAATTGTATGGTCTCGTGGTGGTTGCCTGACAGAAGCATGTGGATGGGCGTGGTCTGGTGAGTGACAGTCCCTAGGAGATGGCCATCCAGGGCGCTGGCAGGAACTGAATGTGGTAACGGAACCCGGTCGATACCCAGCTGGACGGCGAGCTCCTCATCGATCAGGCTGACATCAGCCCCGGagtctatgaaggtggcgagggtgtGAGAGCCCCCCGCCAACAGAAGCCGGACGTGAAACAATGGCCGTGGGCAGGGGGCAGAGTCTTGAGTCCGGCTAAGCAGTCCGCCCCTGTCTACTGCTGAGCCCTCTCCTTTTACTGGGcaatgagagacaaagtgcCCAGCCTGTCCGCAGTAGAGACAGAGGTTCCCCTGTCGTCGTCGCTCTCGCTCCGCAGGAGTCAGGCTGGTGCGTCTCACCTGCATGGGTTCGGCCCCCCCAGATGCGGGCCCTGTGAGAAGGTTGGaggcggctggagatcctcgcaGGCGGCCAGACGACCGGTGCTCCGCCTCTCCCTGGcgtagctctcttctccttgcctggaCGCGCCTGTCCAGCCTTGAAGTCAGGTTGATGAGTCCATCAAGGGAGGGCGGAAGATCAAAGGGAACCAACGCATCCTTTATATATGGCGCTAGCCCATTGAGGAAGGCGTCGCACTGGGCTGCTGGGTTCCAATCACTAAGCCGGGCCCGGGTACGGAAGTCGATAGCGTAGTCAGCAATGGGCCGACTTCCCTGCTTCACGCTCATGAGTCCCCCGATGGCATTCGgacccagagaaacaggcccaaaaacctTACGAAGTTCCgcagagaaggcctggaaagaggaacagGCCGGTGtgctcctctcccactctgccgttccccacaggcgtgctctgccagtcaggtgattgatggtaaaggcgACCCTCGCCGCCTCTGAGGCGaaggtgtagggctgcagagcGAACAGGATTGAACAGTTCGTGAGGAACGGattgcagccctctgggtccccagaataacgctctggggttcccacccggggctctggaacagtgcctggtgggggagcaggaaccggaggaggaggagctggagcggccGGTTGCGACACtgagaccaccagctgttggacctgggagGCTACTGACCTTAATGCCTGCTCTAGGGCCGATGCTGTCTCCCGAGCCTCCgcagcattggaggctagctgggcctcgaattgttggagccttccctccacttggtccaaacgagactgaggtggtgacgagtgtgctgggtccatgtttggccagattgtactgtgacgggtgcagtttaggacccaaaagcagcactctggaaagctggaccgtagtaatgacttttattaacccacgggcaaacaggaactcaggcagaccaggaaacacaggaaatagtccgttcttctgggcccgcacaaagtctatgagttgcaggctcggggagtgggacgagcagcagcgaagtcggggccgggcggagaagtctaaaccaggtgaaccgacaggaaccagagacgctgaggcagaagtcgtagtcaggggcagaacgctggtaggttgtccggggaacaggcaaggcaggcagaacgaagacaggcagggtcggtaacgggtaatccggcagggaaacaacgctggaaagtcttgcatgagagcagaagaacaatctggcactgagtgagtgtgaggctggagaatattgTGTGACAAGCTGATGATTACTCATTTTGGGCAGAACCTGATGAAAGTGTGCAACGCCCTAGTTTCCAAGAAACTGGTCATGAAATTTTTTATGTCTGCACTTAAGAAAGTGTAATATTGGAAATATTTGAAGTTTATATTCACTCACCACATTGTAAAAACATGAGTATGAGAAAGCCCAGCATCCTCCTGAGATGGGACATGTTGGACCAGCAGGTAGGATGATGGAACTGGAACATCCAGATGCTCTTCAGACTCAGAAGAACAAGCAAATGCTCTGAATCCAGTAGCTGATGATTACCCATTTTGGGCAGAACCTGATGAAAGTGTGCAACGCCCTAGTTTCCAAGAAACTGGTCATGAAATGAAACCCTGACAACATAACCACAGAGTATCCGGGTCCCTTTCTAGGGGTTAACTGTTGTTTTTATAAGTATTTGATAAGAGAATACAAGTGTGATAGATTTTTATTGATAAGTACAAATTGCAAAACatccaaaaaaaacacattatctGCACTTTATTTCTAACTGCATTTCTTTCAAATATGTCCATCAGTCTTCCATGTCATGTGGGTTTTATCATCATGGAAACTCGTTTGAGGGAGTAAGACCCCCCGTGGAACTCGGCCCAGTACACCCCATCCTGGTACCGGCTTCGATAGTGGCCTCCCCGATACCACACGCCGTTCAGGTTGGAATGGGCACACATGTGGTACCACCAACCCCCTTTTTGGTAATGAGCACAGTTACCTGCTGACAAATTGAGAACAGTTAACAGCCAAAGCTCGGCTGCCAACAGAGCGACAGCAACAAGGCGGGGGGACAGACCTGTGTAGCTGTCCTTGTCTCGATCCAGAGTGGTGAAAGCCTTGTTGTTGTGCCACGACAGTGAGTCCCCTGCGTTGCCGCTGTACTGGCCCAAACACAGTCGGTACCAGTCACTCTCTGGTTCCAGGCTGAAGCTGTCATATTCGGCAAATACCTGTCGACCCTGCCAGTCCTCCAGCATCACCCTCAGTTTATACTGGGCCTGTTTGGTTATCCAGTAGAGGTGTTCCAGGCCAAGCCAGTATTCTCCATCCAGGTTCCCAAAGCCGAGCTGGAATTGACCCACATGTTTAATCTCGGGGATTTTTTGGAGGATGCTGGTACAACTTTTTGTAcgttttgtggggttttttcaGGCATGTATGCGGTCACCTTGTACTGCTCCCAGGTCCTGAAAAAGTTGACCGAGCCGTCCTGTCTCTTCTGGATAACCGTCCAGCCTCCCTGAGCGCGACTCTGTTCACACCACGCCTGCAGGAGGCGGTTGGTTCCCTGCGGACGCAGCAGGTAGATCCCACTGGTGTTTTCCCCAGAGTCCAACACGTGCTGGCAGTCGTGCCACGGCCCTGGGGAGGGAGAAACACATACATGCAGCCGAGTCAGGCGTCGTTGGAGGAGTATGCTCTCGTCGTTTTTGAACTCATGTTTGCAGAAAAGATCAGAAACACCGATTTGCACAGCGGGACCCCTTTGATTTACCTCCTGATGGACAGATTTTCGTGACAGTTTGCGCAAATCCCAAAACATAACTGGATCCAATCAAAAGACAATTACGCAGCTGCCGCGCAAAGCGCGCCGCGACATGAGGCGCAACGGTGCGCCAGCTGAGCCGATCTTCGTTAAAAGTACGAGTCTCAAAAACACGCCTCGGTTCGCCAATGCACCGTTTAAGGTAGAAAAgcgtgcagctgtgcagccccTGCTCGCTCCTTCAGACGTGGACTCCTGCCCAGCCTGAGCCACGGGCGCCATCGACAACGATCGTTTTATTTCCAACATCGTCGCCAAAGCCAAACGTGCGGTGGACTCACCCAAAGCTCCGTTCCCCAGTCCATGTTCAGCTTGTCGGCCAAGCTGTGCGACTATGCCGAATACAAAGAACTTCTCCAAAGTTATCCAGCagctcggaggaggaggaagagggggaggaggaggaggaggaggaggggggctccTAAGTATAATCCCCAGTGGATAAATCAGTAACCGCCACACATCACAACCGCGTTTGGATTGGAAACTAACGCGAACTAGGATGGTGATAAGATGGTTATGAAGGATTGAGAGTATCTCGTGTAGTTTGAACGGGAACTTTTGGTGTGGAAGGAAAACGGGATAAAGTAGCTTTCACATCCGCGTCACTCCGAAATCCTAAACCTTAAAGGGGCCGCACGCAGAAACGTTGAGCGCAGGGGGCCACACTTTATCCCGAGTCCTCCTGGGCTCCAAGACACCCAACTGTTGTCAGCCAAGACTTATTTAATCATTAAACCGAGGCGGTGGCTGATCCCAGCAGACACGACGCCACCACAGCTGCGTTGGCAGCAGAAATGGCTGCAAAGCTTGTGACGCTCCTCAGTAATTTGCAACGTTTCACACCGTTCGTGAAAATGGGCTTTAACTGTCGTTTCTAGCATCCGCTTCTTCCCAGAAGACTCCCGTCAAACCAACTGtaacagcagaagctggagtACCAGAAAGCCTTTATTAGGTTAAATAACATCAGGTAAAATTTTGTAGTAAAACAGTTCATATCTCATCCTGGAAAAATCTAAATTCAAAGTGGAATTAAATATCGAGTCTTTGAGATTATTCCCATCATACTTATTTTACAATTTCACGTAAAGCAAAACAACACTAGGCCTGCACTCCCTTGTGTTTGGTGGTTAAAGGGATGGACACATCAGAGCTATCTTTGGCCCTGTCAGCCACAAATCTGTACTCTCCGTGCTTTTTCTTGCACGTGCGATACAAATAGGACGACAAGAAGGATTATGATGATTAACAATAACGGCAGCAGCCAGAGAACTTCCGGTGGGACTCGGCTGCTTTCACCTGGAATTACAGACAAGATGTAATTAAAAATTGATCTGCTACATTCACATCCTTCAGTGTCATCGCACAATCGTGACACCTTTCATGAGCAGTGTGACGGATCTTGTTACACGCCCGGCTTTACTCTTGGCGACGCAGACGTAAACACCGGCGTTGGTAGACGTGGCTCCtgtgatcctgatcctgatgcTCTTCTGGCGCCCCCCAGTGACCATCGCATTGTCTGCAGGGGCATATTCCCAGGAGATCTCAGGGGGAGGGTTACCCTCAGCCGAACAATTAAGGTTGACACTTTCTCCTGGGTAAACCTCCTGGGTGTAACTTTCCAGGTTAAACACGGGGGCATCTGTAAATAAGATGTTTGATTAGGAAAGTCAACACACAGGTTTTTGTAGCCATTGCTAGACAACATACACAGAACGTTAAGATAGAGCCAATGACTCCTTGTGCCATGTTTGTTGGTTGCTGTAAGTGAGTAGTTTCCACTGTCATGTTTTGTCCACCGAGGCGGGGTTGGTATCACTGCTCCATCTTTTGTCCAGGTGATGATAGGAGGGGGGAGACCATCtggttcacacacactctggacctGAGCATCTTCTTTAATCTCATAGTGTTGGTTGCAGGTAAAGGAAGGGCTATCTGCAAAAGTAAAGACCAAATATTTTCAGAACACGATGCATGTGGTGCATGTGGAACGTatggattcatttatttaattgtaATAAGGCAAAACCCACATTCAACGGTGATGTAGACAGAGGTGATGCTTTTGCCGAGACTGTTCACAACTTCAGCTGTGTACTCTCCTGAGCCAGTCCTGGTGAGAGGCACAGATGCACTGATCGCTGTCCCCCCATGGTACCACTGGACAGTGGGTGGAGGGTTCCCATCTACATGACAGGGCAACCTGTCTATCGTAATGTCACCCTCCACACCTCTGAAGTGGCCTGAACACCCTTGGATCCTTGGCTTAtctgcagtcacacagaaacagaaattacCGGTAAGATAATGTGGACTAGTGGTAAAACTGGAGCGACGGGTGAAATGATAAGAACCCACAGAGCACGACAGCAGTGTAAGCTGATGAGGTCACTGTAGGGACGAGCTCTGGTCCGTTGGGTCCGAGGTGCAGCTCAGCCGCACACCTGAACTCCACTCCATTGTCCTCTCTCACGACAGCGGTTCTCAAGGTGGAGACGGCGCTGTCTGGAGTCCTACTGGTGTCATTAAACATTTCTGTCTGCACCATGTCATTGCCTCTGTACCACTTCACTCTGAGCGCCTGAAGAGGGGCCACGttagtgacatcacagctcaggaccatctctgctccctcctgcgTCACATCACAGAGACTGACACAGAGTCTGGAGTCTCTGTAAGCAACGCAAGAGAAGAACATGCAACCCTATCTTACATGTATGAACTTAAATGTAAAAGGAATTTCCACTCTTTCCTGTTTCCTATCATATTTTACAGAGTAATTTCCATTAGCAAGAACAGCTACTCCTGTTGCTCAGTACTCACTATAAACGATGACGTTTGGCATCTCAGAGCACTGATTTTGTTCCAGAGTCACAAAGCATTCAGCGTTTACCGCCCACTCCTTGACTTCTTCCACAGCCCAGCTGACAGACAAAGGTTGTTCAACCTGCTTCTTTCCAAATGAGACAATGAAGTCGATCTCCTCAACGTTTGCAGCCGACGTGCTGCAGTTAATTGAAAGTGGATCTCCAAATCTCACCCCCACTCAGCAGGGGTCAGTATTACAGGACATGCTGCAATCAGTTTCAATGCATTAATATTCAATCGCTGTCATTTTAAGTgtaaaaaaagtgaaaagtaaagggcagaaaaaaaaatgagcaGTACCAGATTGTGGCACTGCCTCAGGAGTGGTTATGGCTGCAGGGGGCACTGCTGTGCTTGGTTTAACCACCACAATGATGAATTCCTTGTTGCACTGTGCAGATAATTGCTGGCTGTACATTGACATCTCATATTGTGTTCTATTTGGGCAATGTAGAGATGATTTGTGGTCTCCTTCTCATGTGCACCATCACAGGTCCAGTTAAGGTGTGGTTGAGGGTGCCCCTCTGCATCACAGCTCAGGTCAACGTTTGCTCCTACAGGAACAGAAATCTCCAACAAGTTTTCCTTGAAGGTGGGAGCATCTGAGGagatgaacacagacagcatCATGCAAAACCCATCAAACACCTCAGCTGTAAACATGTCATTGAGCATACTACTAAAGTTTGGGTTGCACGATGGATAGAAACAAGTTTGCAGGTATATTTACTTCCATGAGAGtgccaataaaaccaaaaatcatAAATTCTCATCTGCACAGTAACGATAAACCCACATTCAACGGTGATGTAGACAGAGGTGATGCTTTTG from Takifugu flavidus isolate HTHZ2018 chromosome 18, ASM371156v2, whole genome shotgun sequence encodes:
- the icam5 gene encoding intercellular adhesion molecule 5 isoform X1, coding for MSHLRRMLGFLILMFLQCEADKSCSPDLINLDPEVVVEYGEIVVLNCTSTFEDDLDVFWKIGMEEKLSYVEVPVTKWDMKVECVIQLNDSFQCSNEVNIVVYKTPDSVSVSADVTQEGAEMVLSCDVTNVAPLQALRVKWYIGNDTVHTQMFNDTSRTPASVISTLRTTAGREDNGVEFRCAAELHLGPNGPELVPTVTSSAYTAVVLYKPRIQGCSGHFSGVEGDITIDMLPCYVDGNPPPTVQWYHGGTEISASVPLTRTGSGEYTAEVVNSLGKSITSVNITVEYAPTFKENLLQISVPVGANVDLSCDAEGHPQPHLNWTCDGAHEKETTNHLYIGQIEHNMRCQCTASNYLHSATKEFIIVVVKPSTAVPPAAITTPEAVPQSACPVILTPAEVVVRFGDPLSINCSTSAANVEEIDFIVSFGKKQVEQPLSVSWAVEEVKEWAVNAECFVTLEQNQCSEMPNVIVYKTPDSVSVSADVTQEGAEMVLSCDVTNVAPLQALRVKWYRGNDMVQTEMFNDTSRTPDSAVSTFRTAVMREDNGVEFRCAAELHLGPNGPELVPTVTSSAYTAVVHYKPRIQGCSGHFRGVEGDITIDRLPCHVDGNPPPTVQWYHGGTEISASVPLTRTGSGEYTAEVVNSLGKSSTSVNITVEYSPSFTCNQHYEIKEDAQVQSVCEPDGLPPPIITWTKDGAVIPTPPRWTKHDSGNYSLTATNKHGTRSHWLYLNVLYAPVFNLESYTQEVYPGENVNLDCSAEGNPPPEISWEYAPADNAMVTGGRQKSIRITGATSTNAGVYVCVAKSKAGRVTRSVTLLMKGESSRVPPEVLWLLPFLLIIIILLVVLLYRTCKKKHGESRFVADRAKDGSDVSIPLTTKHKGVQA
- the icam5 gene encoding intercellular adhesion molecule 5 isoform X2, encoding MFQFHQPTCWSNMSHLRRMLGFLILMFLQCEADKSCSPDLINLDPEVVVEYGEIVVLNCTSTFEDDLDVFWKIGMEEKLSYVEVPVTKWDMKVECVIQLNDSFQCSNEVNIVVYKTPDSVSVSADVTQEGAEMVLSCDVTNVAPLQALRVKWYIGNDTVHTQMFNDTSRTPASVISTLRTTAGREDNGVEFRCAAELHLGPNGPELVPTVTSSAYTAVVLYKPRIQGCSGHFSGVEGDITIDMLPCYVDGNPPPTVQWYHGGTEISASVPLTRTGSGEYTAEVVNSLGKSITSVNITVEYAPTFKENLLQISVPVGANVDLSCDAEGHPQPHLNWTCDGAHEKETTNHLYIGQIEHNMRCQCTASNYLHSATKEFIIVVVKPSTAVPPAAITTPEAVPQSACPVILTPAEVVVRFGDPLSINCSTSAANVEEIDFIVSFGKKQVEQPLSVSWAVEEVKEWAVNAECFVTLEQNQCSEMPNVIVYKTPDSVSVSADVTQEGAEMVLSCDVTNVAPLQALRVKWYRGNDMVQTEMFNDTSRTPDSAVSTFRTAVMREDNGVEFRCAAELHLGPNGPELVPTVTSSAYTAVVHYKPRIQGCSGHFRGVEGDITIDRLPCHVDGNPPPTVQWYHGGTEISASVPLTRTGSGEYTAEVVNSLGKSSTSVNITVEYSPSFTCNQHYEIKEDAQVQSVCEPDGLPPPIITWTKDGAVIPTPPRWTKHDSGNYSLTATNKHGTRSHWLYLNVLYAPVFNLESYTQEVYPGENVNLDCSAEGNPPPEISWEYAPADNAMVTGGRQKSIRITGATSTNAGVYVCVAKSKAGRVTRSVTLLMKGESSRVPPEVLWLLPFLLIIIILLVVLLYRTCKKKHGESRFVADRAKDGSDVSIPLTTKHKGVQA
- the LOC130515342 gene encoding angiopoietin-related protein 2-like, whose product is MLETTLLYPVFLPHQKFPFKLHEILSILHNHLITILVRVSFQSKRGCDVWRLLIYPLGIILRSPPPPPPPPPPLPPPPSCWITLEKFFVFGIVAQLGRQAEHGLGNGALGPWHDCQHVLDSGENTSGIYLLRPQGTNRLLQAWCEQSRAQGGWTVIQKRQDGSVNFFRTWEQYKLGFGNLDGEYWLGLEHLYWITKQAQYKLRVMLEDWQGRQVFAEYDSFSLEPESDWYRLCLGQYSGNAGDSLSWHNNKAFTTLDRDKDSYTGNCAHYQKGGWWYHMCAHSNLNGVWYRGGHYRSRYQDGVYWAEFHGGSYSLKRVSMMIKPT
- the LOC130514671 gene encoding peroxidasin homolog, whose product is MVLSCDVTNVAPLQALRVKWYRGNDMVQTEMFNDTSRTPDSAVSTLRTAVVREDNGVEFRCAAELHLGPNGPELVPTVTSSAYTAVVLYKPRIQGCSGHFRGVEGDITIDRLPCHVDGNPPPTVQWYHGGTAISASVPLTRTGSGEYTAEVVNSLGKSITSVYITVEYSPSFTCNQHYEIKEDAQVQSVCEPDGLPPPIITWTKDGAVIPTPPRWTKHDSGNYSLTATNKHGTRSHWLYLNVLYAPVFNLESYTQEVYPGESVNLNCSAEGNPPPEISWEYAPADNAMVTGGRQKSIRIRITGATSTNAGVYVCVAKSKAGRVTRSVTLLMKGESSRVPPEVLWLLPLLLIIIILLVVLFVSHVQEKARRVQICG